From the genome of Haloarcula limicola, one region includes:
- a CDS encoding ABC transporter ATP-binding protein has product MGELEIRDLTKVFHDDGGDIVAVDSFDAEIEDGEFVVLVGPSGCGKSTTLRMIAGLENPTEGEVVLDGEDVTEKKPKSRNMAMVFQSYALYPHMTARENMAFGLKMTTDLSKDEISDRVQNAADMMGIGGLLDKKPDELSGGQQQRVALGRAIVREPEVFLMDEPLSNLDAKLRTQMRTELQELQQEFGVTTIYVTHDQTEAMTMSDRIAVLDDGRLQQLGTPLECYHEPANRFVAGFIGSPSMNFFDVELDTSGATPTLVHDAFEYELDDDVYADVEGHGPRLTLGIRPEDVKAVPEGTHNAISPTVKVTEPLGDVSYVYLDIGGEQYTATLEGDIVIESGRTLTVQFPQDRIHLFDGETGEALRNRAPPDSDDVAALAGLDDVNGVEIGVE; this is encoded by the coding sequence ATGGGCGAGCTAGAGATACGAGACCTCACGAAGGTGTTCCACGACGACGGCGGCGACATCGTCGCGGTCGATTCGTTCGACGCGGAGATCGAGGACGGCGAGTTCGTCGTCCTCGTCGGGCCGTCGGGCTGTGGCAAATCGACGACGCTGCGGATGATCGCCGGGTTGGAGAACCCCACGGAGGGGGAAGTCGTCCTCGACGGCGAGGACGTCACCGAGAAGAAACCCAAGTCGCGCAACATGGCGATGGTGTTCCAGAGCTACGCGCTGTACCCCCACATGACGGCCCGCGAGAACATGGCCTTCGGGCTGAAGATGACGACGGACCTCTCGAAGGACGAGATATCCGACCGGGTCCAGAACGCGGCCGACATGATGGGTATCGGCGGACTCCTCGATAAGAAGCCCGACGAGCTATCCGGCGGCCAGCAACAGCGCGTCGCGCTGGGTCGGGCCATCGTCCGCGAACCCGAGGTGTTCCTGATGGACGAACCGCTGTCGAACCTGGACGCGAAGCTCCGCACGCAGATGCGGACCGAACTCCAGGAACTCCAGCAGGAGTTCGGCGTGACGACTATCTACGTCACCCACGACCAGACCGAGGCGATGACGATGTCCGACCGCATCGCCGTGCTCGACGACGGCCGACTCCAGCAACTCGGAACCCCGTTAGAGTGTTACCACGAACCGGCCAACCGCTTCGTCGCGGGGTTCATCGGGTCACCCTCGATGAACTTCTTCGACGTCGAACTCGACACCTCGGGGGCGACGCCGACGCTCGTCCACGACGCCTTCGAGTACGAGCTCGACGACGACGTCTACGCCGACGTCGAGGGCCACGGCCCGCGGCTCACGCTCGGTATCCGCCCGGAGGACGTGAAAGCGGTGCCGGAGGGGACGCACAACGCCATCTCGCCGACGGTGAAGGTCACCGAACCGCTCGGCGACGTGAGCTACGTCTACCTCGACATCGGCGGCGAGCAGTACACTGCGACGCTGGAGGGCGACATCGTCATCGAGTCCGGTCGCACGCTCACCGTGCAGTTTCCCCAGGACCGCATCCACCTCTTCGACGGCGAGACCGGCGAGGCGCTGCGGAACCGTGCGCCCCCGGACAGCGACGACGTGGCGGCGCTGGCCGGCCTCGACGACGTCAACGGCGTCGAGATCGGCGTCGAGTGA
- the dgoD gene encoding galactonate dehydratase — MSSNATDDGTGNRIVDYELFEVPPRWLFLRVETADGTVGWGEPVVEGRSHTVRAAVEELMENYLLGVDPADIEDHWQTMYRGGFYRGGPILMSAIAGIDQALWDIKGKQLGVSVHQLLGGAARDRIRVYQWIGGDEPSDVAEQAREQVEAGFSALKMNATPAIERVDDPASVEAAATRLREVREAVGDEVDIGVDFHGRVTKPMAKRLAKALEPYEPMFIEEPVLPEHNEALPDIAAHTTIPIATGERMFSRWDYKEVFEDGAVDVIQPDLSHAGGITEVKKIASMAEAYDVAMAPHCPLGPLALASCVQVDACSPNALIQEQSLNIHYNETTDVLDYLEDPSVFEYEDGFVSVPTDPGLGVEINEDYVREQAEKDVDWHNPVWRHDDGSVAEW, encoded by the coding sequence ATGAGTTCGAACGCCACCGACGACGGAACCGGGAACCGCATCGTCGACTACGAGCTGTTCGAGGTGCCGCCGCGATGGCTCTTCCTCCGGGTCGAGACGGCCGACGGCACCGTCGGCTGGGGCGAACCGGTCGTCGAGGGCCGCTCTCACACGGTCAGAGCGGCCGTCGAGGAACTCATGGAGAACTACCTGCTCGGGGTGGACCCGGCGGACATCGAGGACCACTGGCAGACGATGTACCGCGGCGGGTTCTACCGCGGCGGCCCGATTCTCATGTCCGCCATCGCGGGTATCGACCAGGCGCTGTGGGACATCAAGGGCAAGCAGTTGGGCGTCTCGGTCCATCAGCTGCTCGGCGGGGCCGCCCGCGACCGGATCCGCGTCTATCAGTGGATCGGCGGTGACGAGCCCTCTGACGTCGCCGAACAGGCCCGCGAGCAGGTCGAGGCGGGCTTCTCGGCCCTGAAGATGAACGCGACGCCGGCGATCGAGCGCGTGGACGACCCGGCGTCGGTCGAGGCCGCCGCGACCCGCCTGCGCGAGGTGCGCGAGGCGGTCGGCGACGAGGTCGACATCGGCGTCGACTTCCACGGCCGCGTCACGAAGCCGATGGCCAAGCGCCTCGCCAAGGCGCTCGAACCGTACGAACCGATGTTCATCGAGGAGCCCGTCCTCCCGGAGCACAACGAGGCGCTGCCGGACATCGCCGCCCACACGACGATCCCCATCGCCACCGGCGAGCGGATGTTCTCCCGGTGGGACTACAAGGAAGTGTTCGAGGACGGTGCCGTCGACGTCATCCAGCCGGACCTCTCGCACGCCGGCGGCATCACCGAGGTCAAGAAGATCGCGTCGATGGCCGAGGCCTACGACGTGGCGATGGCTCCGCACTGTCCGCTCGGCCCCCTCGCGCTGGCCTCCTGCGTGCAGGTCGACGCCTGCTCGCCGAACGCCCTCATCCAGGAGCAGAGCCTGAACATCCACTACAACGAGACGACGGACGTGCTGGACTACCTCGAAGACCCGTCGGTCTTCGAGTACGAGGACGGGTTCGTCAGCGTCCCCACGGACCCCGGACTGGGCGTCGAGATAAACGAGGACTACGTCCGCGAGCAGGCCGAGAAGGACGTCGACTGGCACAATCCGGTGTGGCGACACGACGACGGCAGCGTCGCCGAGTGGTAG
- a CDS encoding beta-galactosidase, with protein sequence MTIGVCYFPEHWPDERWETDVRQMAEAGLSYVRMGEFAWGRIEPEHGEFDFAWLDEAIGLVGDHGMEAVLCTPTATPPKWLVDEHPDIRQADPDGTPREWGSRRFTCFNSPTYREETERIVRKVTERYADNPHVAGWQADNEYGCHDTVRCYCEDCAAAFREWLEAKYEEVEALNEAWGNTFWSQQYPSFEAVDPPGLTPAEHHPSRLLDYHRFASDSVAEYNRLHADLIREANDDWFVTHNFMGDFGALDAHSLADDLDFLGWDSYPTGFVQDRRPGQATTDELRAGDPDEVAMNHDLYRGAKRAPFWVLEQQPGDVNWPPHAPQPAEGAMRLWAHQAVAHGADEVLYFRWRRCREGQEQYHAGLRKQDGSPDRGYDDAAAAADELFDLEPVDAPVALLHDYESLWATENQPHSPHWHYWSHLRAYYDALRARGVQVDVVSPTSDLDDYAAAVAPTLYLVGDDLAAHLEAYVADGGHLLFGARTGEKDPHNQLHESLAPGPLADLAGVRVDQHESLPDGMPTRLRYDGETHDYRTWASWLDAEGATAVGEYTAGVAEGRTAVTRTDRGRGSVTYCGCWPTDRLADGLVTDLLGAANVAHTSRFPEGVRVAERNGYAWVTNFTSEELSLSAPTDAAFVVGGETVGAFDVAVVETPAATVSLD encoded by the coding sequence ATGACCATCGGTGTCTGCTACTTTCCGGAGCACTGGCCCGACGAGCGCTGGGAGACGGACGTGCGACAGATGGCCGAGGCGGGACTTTCGTACGTCCGCATGGGGGAGTTCGCGTGGGGCCGCATCGAACCCGAACACGGCGAGTTCGACTTCGCGTGGCTGGACGAAGCGATCGGGCTCGTCGGCGACCACGGGATGGAGGCGGTGCTTTGTACGCCGACGGCGACGCCGCCGAAGTGGCTGGTCGACGAACACCCGGACATTCGGCAGGCCGACCCCGATGGGACGCCGCGGGAGTGGGGGAGCCGCCGATTCACCTGCTTCAACTCGCCGACCTACCGCGAGGAGACCGAACGCATCGTCCGGAAGGTGACCGAGCGCTACGCCGACAATCCCCACGTCGCGGGCTGGCAGGCCGACAACGAGTACGGCTGTCACGACACCGTCCGCTGTTACTGCGAGGACTGCGCGGCCGCATTCCGTGAGTGGCTGGAAGCGAAGTACGAGGAGGTCGAGGCGCTGAACGAGGCGTGGGGCAACACGTTCTGGAGCCAGCAGTATCCGTCCTTCGAGGCCGTCGACCCGCCCGGTCTGACACCCGCCGAGCACCATCCCTCGCGCCTGCTCGACTACCACCGCTTCGCCAGCGACAGCGTCGCCGAGTACAACCGCCTGCACGCCGACCTGATCCGCGAGGCGAACGACGACTGGTTCGTCACGCACAACTTCATGGGCGACTTCGGCGCGCTCGACGCCCACTCGCTGGCCGACGACCTCGACTTCCTCGGGTGGGACTCGTACCCGACGGGGTTCGTCCAGGACCGGCGGCCGGGGCAGGCGACGACGGACGAACTGCGCGCGGGCGACCCGGACGAGGTGGCGATGAACCACGACCTCTACCGCGGCGCGAAGCGCGCGCCCTTCTGGGTGCTCGAACAGCAACCCGGCGACGTGAACTGGCCGCCCCACGCCCCCCAACCGGCTGAGGGCGCGATGCGACTGTGGGCGCACCAGGCCGTCGCCCACGGGGCCGACGAAGTGCTCTACTTCCGCTGGCGGCGCTGTCGAGAGGGTCAGGAGCAGTACCACGCGGGCCTCCGAAAGCAGGACGGCAGCCCCGACCGAGGGTACGACGACGCCGCGGCGGCCGCCGACGAACTGTTCGATCTGGAACCGGTCGACGCGCCCGTCGCCCTCTTGCACGACTACGAGAGCCTCTGGGCGACCGAGAATCAACCCCACTCGCCTCACTGGCACTACTGGTCGCACCTCCGGGCGTACTACGACGCGCTCCGCGCGCGGGGCGTGCAGGTCGACGTCGTCTCGCCGACGAGCGATCTCGACGATTACGCGGCCGCCGTCGCGCCGACGCTCTATCTGGTGGGCGACGACCTCGCGGCGCACCTCGAAGCCTACGTCGCGGACGGCGGTCACCTCCTGTTCGGCGCGCGTACCGGCGAGAAGGACCCGCACAACCAGCTTCACGAGTCGCTCGCGCCGGGACCGCTGGCCGACCTCGCGGGCGTGCGCGTGGACCAGCACGAGAGCCTCCCCGACGGGATGCCGACCCGACTTCGCTACGACGGCGAGACCCACGATTACCGGACGTGGGCCAGTTGGCTCGACGCGGAGGGGGCGACCGCCGTCGGGGAGTACACCGCGGGCGTCGCCGAGGGGCGGACGGCCGTCACCCGCACTGACCGCGGCCGGGGGAGCGTCACCTACTGTGGCTGCTGGCCCACGGACCGACTCGCCGACGGGCTGGTGACGGACCTGCTGGGCGCGGCGAACGTCGCGCACACGTCTCGGTTCCCCGAGGGCGTTCGCGTCGCCGAGCGCAACGGGTACGCGTGGGTGACGAACTTCACGAGCGAGGAACTATCGCTCTCCGCCCCGACCGACGCCGCGTTCGTCGTCGGCGGCGAAACCGTCGGCGCGTTCGACGTGGCCGTCGTCGAGACGCCGGCAGCTACGGTATCTTTGGACTAA
- a CDS encoding sulfatase yields the protein MTDTDGSNVLFVVLDTVRKDRLSVYDDDVATTPNLREFAEEAAVFEQAVAPAPWTLPVHASLFTGLYPSEHGATQENPYLEGATTLAESLSAAGYDTACYSSNAWITSYTNLTAGFDDHDNFFQIMPSELLSGPLATLWKTMNDNDTLRGVADRLVQAGNKIHEHLAEGGGGDTKTPQVVDRTIDFVDESDDFFAFINLMDAHLPYHPPEEYADRFAPGVDSTDVCQNSKEYNCGARDIDDEEWRDIKGLYDAELAHIDDQLDRLFSHLKETGQWEDTTVVVCADHGELFGEHGLYGHEFGIYDPLVNVPLMVKHPDVEPDRDDETTVELVDIYHTILDAAGADGRGESLQSHRSLLSPEYREFDADLGGVPRGDVGFVEYHQPVVELRQLEGKAEAAGIELDEQSRFYSRMGAARTPDSKYIHCTRIPDEAYDLVEDPGETANLAGTDAEPSHLEDALWAFLDEVDADWPAEADGADGDVLNGMDSETKDRLQDLGYID from the coding sequence ATGACCGACACGGACGGGTCGAACGTCCTTTTCGTCGTTCTGGACACGGTTCGGAAGGACCGCCTGTCCGTCTACGACGACGACGTGGCGACGACGCCCAACCTGCGGGAGTTCGCCGAGGAGGCCGCCGTCTTCGAACAGGCCGTCGCGCCGGCCCCGTGGACGTTGCCCGTCCATGCGTCCCTGTTTACGGGCCTCTACCCCAGCGAACACGGTGCCACACAGGAGAATCCCTACCTCGAAGGGGCGACGACGCTCGCCGAGTCGCTGTCGGCGGCGGGCTACGACACCGCCTGTTACTCCTCGAACGCCTGGATCACGAGCTACACGAACCTCACGGCCGGATTCGACGACCACGATAACTTCTTCCAGATCATGCCGAGCGAGCTGCTCTCGGGTCCGCTCGCGACGCTCTGGAAGACGATGAACGACAACGACACCCTGCGCGGGGTGGCCGACCGACTCGTCCAAGCGGGCAACAAGATTCACGAACACCTGGCGGAGGGCGGCGGCGGCGACACCAAGACGCCGCAGGTCGTCGATAGGACCATCGACTTCGTCGACGAGAGCGACGACTTCTTCGCGTTCATCAACCTGATGGACGCCCACCTCCCCTACCACCCGCCAGAGGAGTACGCCGACCGATTCGCGCCCGGCGTCGACTCCACGGATGTCTGTCAGAACTCCAAGGAGTACAACTGCGGCGCGCGCGACATCGACGACGAGGAGTGGAGAGACATCAAGGGCCTCTACGACGCGGAACTGGCCCACATCGACGACCAACTGGACCGCCTCTTCTCCCATCTCAAGGAGACCGGCCAGTGGGAGGACACCACCGTCGTCGTCTGTGCGGACCACGGCGAACTGTTCGGCGAACACGGCCTCTACGGCCACGAGTTCGGCATCTACGACCCGCTGGTGAACGTTCCGCTCATGGTGAAACACCCCGACGTCGAGCCCGACCGCGACGACGAGACGACGGTCGAACTCGTGGACATCTACCACACGATTCTGGACGCCGCCGGCGCGGACGGTCGCGGCGAGTCGCTGCAGTCTCACCGCTCGCTGCTGTCGCCGGAGTACCGCGAGTTCGACGCCGACCTCGGCGGCGTCCCCCGCGGCGACGTGGGCTTCGTCGAGTACCACCAGCCGGTCGTCGAGTTGCGCCAACTGGAGGGGAAAGCCGAGGCCGCGGGCATCGAACTCGACGAGCAGTCGCGGTTCTACTCGCGGATGGGCGCGGCCCGGACCCCCGACTCGAAGTACATCCACTGCACGCGCATCCCCGACGAGGCCTACGACCTCGTCGAGGACCCCGGTGAGACGGCGAACCTCGCCGGAACGGACGCGGAGCCGTCCCACCTCGAAGACGCGCTGTGGGCGTTCCTCGACGAGGTTGACGCCGACTGGCCCGCGGAGGCCGACGGGGCCGACGGCGACGTGTTGAACGGGATGGACTCGGAGACGAAAGACCGCCTGCAGGACCTGGGCTACATCGACTAG
- a CDS encoding lysylphosphatidylglycerol synthase transmembrane domain-containing protein has protein sequence MSDATPATDFADRKTVAQIVLGFAVAGLVVYLLVDFVGTAGVLAELRTAEPTWLALACLSTMLCLVAWGKAWQIVLAVVGIDERFSSLVVTYFAATFANYVTPLGQAGGEPFIAYVLSRDTEASYQDSLASVVTADLLNLFPFVTFAGVGFAALLYRSSLPDAIEPLAGGLVVLSVGVPVFAAVGWRYRQRLAETGLGLAAPITKRTPRVTLSGLRERLRETETAFQRIATDRRALVEALSFSYVGWIFFALPLYLAAQSIGVELTVLLVLFIVPASTLAGIAPSPGGSGAVSTALVVLIVALTAVSRTDATAVAILYRVASYLFALLLGGGAALYVLKRN, from the coding sequence GTGAGCGACGCTACTCCCGCGACCGACTTCGCCGATCGGAAGACCGTCGCACAGATAGTACTGGGCTTCGCCGTCGCCGGACTCGTCGTCTACCTCCTCGTGGACTTCGTCGGGACCGCCGGCGTCCTCGCCGAGCTGCGGACCGCCGAGCCGACGTGGCTCGCGCTGGCCTGCCTCTCGACGATGCTGTGTCTCGTCGCGTGGGGGAAGGCCTGGCAGATCGTGCTCGCGGTCGTCGGCATCGATGAGCGCTTCTCCAGCCTCGTCGTCACCTACTTCGCCGCGACGTTCGCCAACTACGTCACGCCGCTCGGACAGGCCGGCGGCGAGCCGTTCATCGCCTACGTCCTCTCGCGTGACACCGAGGCCAGCTACCAGGACAGCCTCGCGAGCGTCGTCACGGCGGACCTACTGAACCTCTTCCCGTTCGTCACCTTCGCCGGCGTCGGCTTCGCCGCGCTGCTCTATCGGAGTTCGCTCCCCGACGCCATCGAACCGCTCGCTGGCGGCTTGGTCGTCCTCTCGGTGGGCGTCCCCGTCTTCGCCGCCGTCGGCTGGCGATACCGGCAGCGACTCGCCGAGACCGGACTCGGTCTCGCGGCGCCGATAACGAAACGGACGCCGCGGGTGACGCTGTCGGGCCTACGCGAGCGCCTCCGCGAGACGGAGACCGCCTTCCAGCGCATCGCCACCGACCGCCGAGCGCTCGTCGAGGCGCTCTCCTTCTCGTACGTCGGCTGGATATTCTTCGCGCTCCCGCTCTACCTGGCCGCCCAGTCCATCGGCGTGGAACTGACGGTCCTACTCGTCCTCTTCATCGTCCCGGCCTCGACGCTCGCCGGCATCGCTCCCTCTCCCGGCGGCTCGGGAGCGGTCTCGACGGCGCTGGTCGTCCTCATCGTTGCGCTGACCGCCGTCAGCCGAACCGACGCGACGGCCGTCGCCATCCTCTATCGCGTCGCCAGCTACCTCTTCGCGCTGCTGCTCGGCGGCGGCGCGGCGCTGTACGTCCTCAAGCGGAACTAA
- a CDS encoding GNAT family N-acetyltransferase, which translates to MATSRATVERSTADDGYTIRWFEPGDREGFMALHDRIWPGFSTAWFDWKFADNPYLTESPVVVAERDGEIVGARPNLAFQMRAGDTYHTAIQSCDTMVHEDHRRQGLFSRMSERLFEGYADGPPAFTFNVPNSKTTAGLAKLGCEIAGEHTTYYRVQDPAVYAGVDDRLLSTAGKLAARGYLGARGRRVDRPPEVSVTRHTDIPAQTLARLYRRRPPAEIHAYRDEQFFEYRFGNPQWEYTAYTARLGGDPVAGLVTGTQETDTGPVTNVADVVPLVGDVERDRALPALLARALADHRDSAVVAVRGDSIPRDLLADFGFHSDHRLPLRLLATPTTMIVSPIPPDGDWRVAGRDLRELDNWRPTFVEHNTA; encoded by the coding sequence ATGGCGACTAGCCGGGCGACCGTCGAGCGGTCGACGGCCGACGACGGCTACACTATCCGCTGGTTCGAGCCCGGCGACCGCGAGGGGTTCATGGCGCTGCACGACCGGATCTGGCCGGGGTTCTCGACGGCGTGGTTCGACTGGAAGTTCGCCGACAACCCCTACCTCACCGAGTCGCCAGTCGTCGTCGCCGAACGCGACGGCGAGATCGTCGGCGCGCGGCCCAACCTCGCGTTCCAGATGCGCGCGGGCGATACGTACCACACCGCCATCCAGTCCTGCGATACGATGGTCCACGAGGACCACCGCCGACAGGGGCTGTTCAGCCGGATGAGCGAGCGGCTCTTCGAGGGGTACGCCGACGGGCCGCCGGCGTTCACGTTCAACGTCCCGAACTCGAAGACGACCGCGGGACTGGCGAAGCTGGGCTGTGAGATCGCCGGCGAGCACACGACCTACTACCGGGTACAGGACCCGGCGGTGTACGCGGGCGTCGACGACCGCCTTCTCTCGACCGCGGGAAAACTGGCCGCCCGCGGGTATCTCGGCGCGCGCGGTCGACGCGTCGACCGCCCGCCGGAGGTGAGCGTCACCCGCCACACCGACATTCCCGCGCAGACACTCGCGCGCCTCTACCGCCGCCGGCCGCCCGCCGAGATCCACGCCTACCGCGACGAGCAGTTCTTCGAGTACCGCTTCGGCAACCCGCAGTGGGAGTACACCGCCTACACCGCACGATTGGGCGGCGACCCGGTCGCCGGGCTCGTCACCGGAACGCAGGAGACGGACACCGGTCCCGTCACCAACGTCGCCGACGTGGTGCCGCTGGTCGGCGACGTCGAACGCGACCGCGCGCTCCCGGCGCTGCTGGCCCGCGCGCTCGCCGACCACAGGGACTCCGCGGTGGTCGCGGTGCGCGGCGACTCGATCCCGCGCGACCTGTTGGCCGACTTCGGCTTCCACAGTGACCACCGCTTACCGCTACGGTTGCTCGCCACCCCGACGACGATGATCGTCTCGCCGATCCCCCCGGACGGCGACTGGCGCGTCGCGGGGCGGGACCTCCGCGAGTTGGACAACTGGCGGCCGACGTTCGTCGAACACAACACCGCCTAG
- a CDS encoding 3-keto-5-aminohexanoate cleavage protein, protein MSYDDYHRRKKVILTVATTGAIHGKNVNPNLPEQPEEIARQVAACEELGASIAHVHGRNEHGENDASRLQEVNDAIREHCDDIIIQNTTGGQSPYEKRVAGIRTDPPPEMASLDMGPFKRDKHIITNHTRNNIERLAVEMRAKGIKPEMEVFNSGQLAEVKRLIDEGLVEEPPYVNLIFGGSFTPARPRNLINMVDNLPENAEWNVLAVGPHQLPLTTMAVLLGGHVRIGMEDNLYYRRGEKAASNQQLVARTVEILDRLDREIATPEEAREMLGMPKKQVERPADGD, encoded by the coding sequence GTGTCATACGACGACTACCACCGGCGGAAGAAGGTCATCCTCACCGTGGCCACGACCGGCGCGATTCACGGGAAGAACGTCAACCCCAACCTTCCCGAGCAGCCCGAGGAAATCGCCCGACAGGTGGCGGCCTGCGAGGAACTCGGCGCGTCGATCGCGCACGTCCACGGGCGGAACGAACACGGGGAGAACGACGCGTCGCGGCTCCAGGAAGTCAACGACGCCATCCGCGAACACTGCGACGACATCATCATCCAGAACACGACCGGCGGACAGAGCCCCTACGAGAAGCGAGTGGCGGGGATCCGGACCGACCCGCCGCCCGAGATGGCGTCGCTGGACATGGGACCGTTCAAACGCGACAAGCACATCATCACGAACCACACCCGGAACAACATCGAGCGCCTCGCCGTCGAGATGCGGGCCAAGGGCATCAAACCGGAGATGGAGGTGTTCAACTCCGGTCAGCTGGCCGAAGTCAAACGGCTCATCGACGAGGGGCTGGTCGAGGAACCGCCCTACGTCAACCTCATCTTCGGCGGTTCGTTCACGCCCGCCCGGCCGCGGAACCTCATCAACATGGTCGACAACCTGCCCGAGAACGCCGAGTGGAACGTCCTCGCGGTCGGGCCGCACCAGCTGCCGCTGACGACGATGGCCGTCCTGCTGGGGGGCCACGTCCGTATCGGCATGGAAGACAACCTCTACTACCGCCGGGGCGAGAAAGCCGCGAGTAATCAGCAGCTCGTGGCCCGCACCGTCGAGATACTCGACCGGCTCGACCGGGAGATCGCGACGCCCGAGGAGGCCCGCGAGATGCTGGGGATGCCGAAGAAACAGGTCGAACGGCCCGCCGACGGCGACTGA
- a CDS encoding ketopantoate reductase family protein, protein MHVVVFGAGSLGSLLGGLLARAHEVTLVGRDPHVKAVRRDGLDVVGVEEFRAEPAADTAVPATADLALVAVKSGDTGDAARALADCELAACLSVQNGMGNEATLAAELDCPVLAGTCSYGARLDAPGTVAFTGRGEVVLGARDGGPSTAADEVGEAFDAAGIEATVATDMPTRLWEKLAVNAAINAATALARVENGALADGPGRELAADAARETARVARERGVALTDERAVSLTERVVRDTAANRSSMLQDVETGRPTEIDAINGYVVERAAEPVPVNETLTRLVRLWERGRDAR, encoded by the coding sequence ATGCACGTCGTCGTCTTCGGAGCCGGGAGCCTCGGGAGCCTCCTCGGGGGGCTGCTCGCCCGCGCGCACGAGGTGACGCTCGTCGGGCGGGACCCGCACGTCAAGGCGGTTCGACGCGACGGTCTCGACGTGGTCGGCGTCGAGGAGTTCCGCGCGGAACCGGCGGCCGACACCGCCGTCCCCGCGACCGCGGACCTCGCGCTGGTAGCGGTCAAGAGCGGCGACACCGGAGACGCCGCCCGCGCGCTCGCCGACTGCGAGCTGGCGGCGTGTCTCTCCGTACAGAACGGAATGGGCAACGAGGCGACGCTCGCGGCCGAACTCGACTGCCCGGTGCTCGCGGGCACCTGCTCCTACGGCGCGCGACTGGACGCGCCGGGCACCGTCGCGTTCACGGGCCGCGGCGAGGTGGTGCTGGGCGCTCGGGACGGCGGCCCGTCGACGGCGGCCGACGAAGTGGGCGAGGCGTTCGACGCGGCCGGGATCGAGGCGACAGTCGCGACGGACATGCCGACCCGTCTCTGGGAGAAGTTGGCGGTCAACGCCGCTATCAACGCCGCGACGGCGCTCGCTCGCGTGGAGAACGGCGCTCTCGCCGACGGTCCCGGACGGGAACTCGCCGCCGACGCCGCCCGCGAGACGGCCCGCGTCGCCCGCGAGCGGGGCGTCGCCCTCACCGACGAACGCGCCGTCTCGCTGACCGAGCGCGTGGTCCGAGACACCGCCGCGAACCGCTCGTCGATGCTGCAGGACGTGGAGACCGGTCGCCCGACCGAGATCGACGCCATCAACGGCTACGTCGTCGAGCGAGCGGCCGAGCCGGTGCCGGTCAATGAGACGTTGACGCGGCTCGTCCGCCTCTGGGAGCGGGGACGAGACGCTCGATAG
- a CDS encoding helix-turn-helix domain-containing protein has protein sequence MSVILEFTLDADEFTLGQALSGPPTMEIELERVVPTGKAVLPLLWVTGPAEDIDAFETAVRDHPNVEAFRELDEVGDSRLYRFRWLNDPENLVEELAALDATILEATGADKWAFRVRFADHEKLTRFHNFCTDRDITIHIERTYTLNEDTERGHRFDLSPEQREALVLALREGYFATPRGVELTELADELGISRQAISDRIRPANEKVLRKALLSAGSQYE, from the coding sequence ATGAGCGTCATTCTGGAGTTCACACTCGACGCCGACGAGTTCACTCTCGGACAGGCCCTCTCGGGGCCGCCCACGATGGAGATAGAGCTCGAACGCGTCGTTCCCACTGGCAAAGCCGTCCTGCCGTTACTCTGGGTGACCGGCCCCGCCGAAGACATCGACGCGTTCGAGACGGCGGTCCGCGACCATCCGAACGTCGAAGCGTTCCGCGAACTCGACGAGGTCGGCGACAGTCGCCTGTACCGATTCCGGTGGCTGAACGACCCCGAGAACCTCGTCGAAGAACTCGCGGCCCTCGACGCGACCATCCTCGAGGCCACCGGGGCCGACAAGTGGGCGTTTCGGGTTCGCTTCGCCGACCACGAGAAACTCACCCGCTTCCACAACTTCTGCACCGACCGGGATATCACGATTCACATCGAACGCACCTATACGCTGAACGAGGACACCGAACGCGGGCATCGCTTCGACCTCTCGCCCGAACAACGCGAAGCCCTCGTGTTGGCCCTGCGCGAAGGATACTTCGCCACGCCGAGGGGGGTCGAACTCACCGAGCTCGCCGACGAACTCGGGATCTCCCGGCAGGCGATCTCCGATCGGATCCGTCCCGCCAACGAGAAAGTCCTCCGGAAAGCTCTGCTCTCCGCCGGATCGCAATACGAGTGA
- a CDS encoding DUF7130 family rubredoxin-like protein, whose product MTDMFVNAGDEELSFGKTVYDEDGNELGSIRGFDQHGFYVTVEGGIESMSDEHRSTGAAGQAELMWRCWECGEMGDIEDDIPDECPSCGASKEEIYYWTED is encoded by the coding sequence ATGACAGACATGTTCGTCAACGCCGGCGACGAGGAACTCTCCTTCGGGAAGACGGTGTACGACGAGGACGGGAACGAGCTCGGTAGCATCCGCGGGTTCGACCAGCACGGCTTCTACGTTACCGTCGAGGGCGGCATCGAGTCGATGTCCGACGAGCACCGGTCCACGGGCGCCGCCGGGCAGGCCGAACTGATGTGGCGCTGCTGGGAGTGCGGCGAGATGGGCGATATCGAGGACGACATCCCCGACGAGTGCCCCTCCTGTGGCGCGTCCAAGGAAGAGATTTACTACTGGACCGAGGACTGA